The Vespa velutina chromosome 25, iVesVel2.1, whole genome shotgun sequence genome has a segment encoding these proteins:
- the LOC124957367 gene encoding out at first protein, whose protein sequence is MIKNIDNAIMMKFIELLTTCVVFQYLISFCTTHLLINVKNQGGDILLETISSNVTEDVITLEFQRSDGTLVTQLIDFKNEVQVIKALVLGEEERGQNQYQVMCFVNHFYKVDFISSDAMSKLRQKNPGTVRVAEEDKGHANYTMDLFLDVSQSKDISKHVASLCNEAAGSAYTRNEDIKQWIQRPGSTETSLMAAVYNFTSTTASQQNPTETRSQFVSKCADTSNLWVPCTCSLELCIGWYPCGLKFCKGKTEGRKMASTYRCGIKTCKKCFIFTYYSKMKQNCLWDE, encoded by the exons ATGATTAAAAACATTGACAATGCCATAATGATGAAGTTTATCGAATTATTGACGACCTGTGTCGTTTTTCaatatctaatttctttttgtacgaCACATTTACTTATAAACGTGAAAAATCAA GGTGGTGATATACTTCTTGAAACTATATCATCTAATGTTACCGAAGATGTAATTACATTGGAATTTCAACGTTCTGACGGTACACTTGTAACACAATTGATAGACTTTAAAAAT gAGGTACAAGTGATAAAGGCGTTGGTTCtaggggaagaagaaagaggacaaAATCAATATCAAGTTATGTGCtttgttaatcatttttataaagtcGATTTTATATCCTCCGACGCTATGTCTAAATTACGTCAAAAAAATCCAGGCACCGTACGTGTTGCCGAAGAGGATAAAGGTCATGCCAATTATACTATGGACTTGTTTTTGGATGTCTCTCAATCCAAGGATATTTCTAAACACGTAGCTAGTCTTTGTAACGAAGCAGCTGGTTCAGCTTATACAAGAAACGAAGATATTAAACAATGGATTCAAAGGCcag GCTCCACAGAGACGTCATTAATGGCAGCTGTTTACAACTTTACGTCTACTACTGCGTCACAACAAAATCCTACTGAAACAAGGTCACAATTTGTCTCTAAATGCGCTGACACATCCAATTTATGGGTACCTTGTACCTGTTCTTTAGAACTATGTATTGGTTGGTATCCATGTGGATTGAAATTTTGTAAAGGTAAAACCGAAGGTAGAAAAATGGCTAGCACTTATAGATGTGGTATAAAAACttgtaaaaaatgttttatattcaCTTATTActcgaaaatgaaacaaaattgttTATGGGACGAATGA
- the LOC124957292 gene encoding odorant receptor 13a-like isoform X2, producing MGVEQGQKELNRAALILNWNKKIMSTLGLWPSSRNNIKFSINFGYFSFLMILEYMDLVVFINDLEHVIMNLTENMAFSQIFVRMIMLWIYNDEIGDVINETIKDFDHRRYKTIEERQLFITYNAKSKLFVKLLITFVALTASSYYLTPIMVSMGNGLPQIEVGNVSETLYLLPYRFYTFRPLQDLRSYTIIYVLELPFVFISGFGQSAADCIMVTLVFHICGQMSVLALRINNIEIDPKVNRKEIQKVVESHARLLRMGKVVANAFSVTLLAHLFGATSLVCILGYQILTNYSNGEKAVLISFLVFQFLVLLILYAHCTVGECLLSESTKVCDAFYACRWYDMPINNARSIILCIARSQKPMCLTAGKFSTFCLSTLTDVLRTSMGYLSVLRSFL from the exons ATGGGGGTG GAACAGGGACagaaagaattaaatcgtgctgcattgattttaaattggaacaaaaaaataatgtcgaCCTTGGGTTTATGGCCGAGCTCAcgtaacaatataaaattttcaattaatttcggATACTTCagttttttaatgatattggAATATATGGATCTCGTTGTCTTCATAAACGACCTTGAACACGttataatgaatttaacgGAAAACATGGCGTTCTCGCAGATATTCGTTAGAATGATAATGTTATGGATTTACAACGATGAGATCGGTGACGTAATCAATGAAACGATCAAAGATTTCGATCATCGAAGATACAAAACGATCGAGGAAAGACAATTGTTTATAACTTACAACGCTAAATCTAAACTCTTCGTTAAACTTTTGATTACGTTCGTAGCATTAACAGCCTCATCGTATTATCTGACACCAATAATGGTCTCCATGGGAAAtg gtttACCACAAATAGAAGTTGGAAATGTCAGCGAAACATTGTATTTATTGCCATATAGATTTTATACGTTTCGTCCATTGCAAGATTTACGTTCATACACGATAATCTACGTTCTCGAATTGCCGTTCGTTTTTATCAGTGGCTTTGGACAAAGCGCTGCCGATTGTATTATGGTAACATTGGTATTTCATATTTGCGGACAAATGTCGGTACTCGCATTACGCATAAACAATATCGAGATTGATCCAAAAGTAAATcgtaaagaaattcaaaaggTCGTTGAATCGCACGCGCGATTATTACG gATGGGCAAGGTCGTTGCAAATGCATTTAGCGTGACACTATTGGCTCATCTTTTTGGTGCAACCTCACTTGTTTGCATTCTCGGCTATCAGATCTTAAcg aatTATTCGAATGGTGAAAAAGCAGTGCTGATTAGCTTTTTGGTATTTCAATTCTTGGTACTACTAATTCTCTATGCACATTGCACAGTCGGAGAATGTCTTCTATCCGAG agTACAAAAGTTTGCGATGCATTTTATGCCTGTCGATGGTACGACATGCCGATCAATAATGCAAGATCAATTATACTTTGCATCGCGAGATCGCAAAAACCGATGTGCCTTACAGCTGGAAAATTTAGCACCTTTTGTCTTAGCACTTTGACCGAC GTATTGAGAACCTCTATGGGATATCTATCAGTGTtgcgatcatttttataa
- the LOC124957292 gene encoding odorant receptor 13a-like isoform X1 has translation MGVVMVEQGQKELNRAALILNWNKKIMSTLGLWPSSRNNIKFSINFGYFSFLMILEYMDLVVFINDLEHVIMNLTENMAFSQIFVRMIMLWIYNDEIGDVINETIKDFDHRRYKTIEERQLFITYNAKSKLFVKLLITFVALTASSYYLTPIMVSMGNGLPQIEVGNVSETLYLLPYRFYTFRPLQDLRSYTIIYVLELPFVFISGFGQSAADCIMVTLVFHICGQMSVLALRINNIEIDPKVNRKEIQKVVESHARLLRMGKVVANAFSVTLLAHLFGATSLVCILGYQILTNYSNGEKAVLISFLVFQFLVLLILYAHCTVGECLLSESTKVCDAFYACRWYDMPINNARSIILCIARSQKPMCLTAGKFSTFCLSTLTDVLRTSMGYLSVLRSFL, from the exons ATGGGGGTGGTAATGGTG GAACAGGGACagaaagaattaaatcgtgctgcattgattttaaattggaacaaaaaaataatgtcgaCCTTGGGTTTATGGCCGAGCTCAcgtaacaatataaaattttcaattaatttcggATACTTCagttttttaatgatattggAATATATGGATCTCGTTGTCTTCATAAACGACCTTGAACACGttataatgaatttaacgGAAAACATGGCGTTCTCGCAGATATTCGTTAGAATGATAATGTTATGGATTTACAACGATGAGATCGGTGACGTAATCAATGAAACGATCAAAGATTTCGATCATCGAAGATACAAAACGATCGAGGAAAGACAATTGTTTATAACTTACAACGCTAAATCTAAACTCTTCGTTAAACTTTTGATTACGTTCGTAGCATTAACAGCCTCATCGTATTATCTGACACCAATAATGGTCTCCATGGGAAAtg gtttACCACAAATAGAAGTTGGAAATGTCAGCGAAACATTGTATTTATTGCCATATAGATTTTATACGTTTCGTCCATTGCAAGATTTACGTTCATACACGATAATCTACGTTCTCGAATTGCCGTTCGTTTTTATCAGTGGCTTTGGACAAAGCGCTGCCGATTGTATTATGGTAACATTGGTATTTCATATTTGCGGACAAATGTCGGTACTCGCATTACGCATAAACAATATCGAGATTGATCCAAAAGTAAATcgtaaagaaattcaaaaggTCGTTGAATCGCACGCGCGATTATTACG gATGGGCAAGGTCGTTGCAAATGCATTTAGCGTGACACTATTGGCTCATCTTTTTGGTGCAACCTCACTTGTTTGCATTCTCGGCTATCAGATCTTAAcg aatTATTCGAATGGTGAAAAAGCAGTGCTGATTAGCTTTTTGGTATTTCAATTCTTGGTACTACTAATTCTCTATGCACATTGCACAGTCGGAGAATGTCTTCTATCCGAG agTACAAAAGTTTGCGATGCATTTTATGCCTGTCGATGGTACGACATGCCGATCAATAATGCAAGATCAATTATACTTTGCATCGCGAGATCGCAAAAACCGATGTGCCTTACAGCTGGAAAATTTAGCACCTTTTGTCTTAGCACTTTGACCGAC GTATTGAGAACCTCTATGGGATATCTATCAGTGTtgcgatcatttttataa
- the LOC124957300 gene encoding odorant receptor 2a-like: MKKDMNRIEDLFVLYERIFAIAGVWPSENSSYVRFMIYFTYYITFLVFSYADLFDIIGNLELMVMNMVETIVYTITFTMILVIRFNGSLKSIVENAKENIWKYNFENEEEKIIYNNYHYVSKMFFKVSNIGMIITVTLSYIRPLINFATVTAKDNSTNIYILPIRIHTFFELSNTRDYVLVYIYLFPMIYMSTCHMTAICVLVNLVLLICTDLSILSHRIRNIDVKSNKDVVNRRIRSLVKMHLKIIWMAESLDNAFNIVLLDELLGNSIVLAISIYYVLMSYDTAEMVTCCTFVFFAFTALLMLYGFCVIGDQLTQQSENVLNAYYECNWQDMSNSTKRSLLICMIRSQKYFNLTGGKFYVFSLNGFTDILKTSMAYLSMLRTIIKKKKKKKKLKEE; encoded by the exons AAAGATATGAACCGTATAGAAGACTTATTCGTTCTCTATGAACGAATTTTCGCGATAGCCGGTGTATGGCCGTCGGAAAATTCCTCGTACGTCAGATTTATGATTTACTTCACTTATTATATCACGTTTCTTGTATTCTCATATGCCGATTTATTCGACATCATTGGTAATCTAGAATTAATGGTAATGAATATGGTTGAAACCATCGTTTATACGATAACATTCACAATGATACTCGTGATACGTTTTAATGGATCATTGAAAAGTATTGTTGAAAatgcgaaagaaaatatttggaaatataattttgaaaatgaggaggaaaaaattatttacaacaaTTATCATTACGTATCGAAAATGTTCTTTAAAGTTTCGAACATTGGTATGATTATAACCGTAACATTATCATACATCAGAcctttgataaattttgcaaCTGTCAcag CCAAGGACAAcagtacaaatatttatattttacctaTTCGAATACATACCTTCTTTGAATTATCGAATACTCGTGATTACGTTCTcgtctatatctatctctttccaaTGATCTATATGTCAACGTGTCACATGACAGCTATATGCGTCCTCGTCAATCTTGTCCTTTTAATTTGTACCGATTTGTCCATTTTGTCACATCGCATACGAAATATCGATGTCAAATCGAATAAGGACGTCGTCAATCGTAGAATTCGTTCGCTCGTTAAAATGCATCTGAAAATAATCTG GATGGCAGAATCATTGGACAATGCCTTCAACATCGTACTATTAGATGAGTTATTAGGTAACAGTATTGTATTGGCAATCTctatatattatgttctaATG agttATGATACAGCAGAAATGGTGACTTGTTGTACATTCGTTTTCTTTGCCTTCACTGCCCTTTTAATGCTTTATGGTTTCTGTGTTATCGGTGATCAATTGACACAACAg AGTGAAAATGTCCTGAACGCGTACTACGAATGCAATTGGCAAGATATGTCAAATAGCACAAAAAGATCGCTTTTGATATGCATGATAAGATCgcagaaatattttaatttaactgGTGGCAAATTTTACGTATTTTCATTGAACGGTTTCACTGAC ATTCTAAAAACATCGATGGCGTATTTATCAATGCTACgtacaattataaaaaaaaaaaaaaaaaaaaaaaaattaaaagaagaataa